The proteins below are encoded in one region of Thermosipho atlanticus DSM 15807:
- a CDS encoding DRTGG domain-containing protein, whose protein sequence is MKLKEIIELLNAKVVVDNNIDKIDIEKVTASDLMSDVLALGEEGSLLVTGLASPQCIRTAAVVGIPAVVIVRNRDIMPETINAAKNTGITLLSTKYGMFETCGILYSNGLKPIKILR, encoded by the coding sequence ATGAAACTTAAAGAAATCATAGAACTTTTAAATGCCAAGGTTGTTGTCGATAACAACATCGATAAAATAGATATTGAAAAAGTTACCGCTTCTGATCTAATGAGCGACGTTTTAGCATTGGGAGAAGAGGGATCATTACTAGTTACAGGCTTAGCAAGTCCTCAATGTATTAGGACTGCTGCAGTAGTCGGGATTCCTGCTGTTGTTATAGTCAGAAATAGAGATATCATGCCTGAAACTATAAATGCCGCAAAAAATACAGGAATTACACTGTTATCTACAAAATATGGAATGTTTGAAACTTGTGGTATTTTATACTCTAATGGTCTAAAACCAATAAAAATTTTGAGGTGA
- a CDS encoding DUF3242 domain-containing protein, translated as MLNKLFIVLVVIVLLTSCTMIFKTPVPNGSASLKNALFVLDGKYELKEYGYINSVFNVDLGEGIYGIFNNYEGMLYIFKYDSPEITKVKWKTFIKTFGNPLKINYVNLNFFDRGYLKTNFEGIKIISWWKDKWIFILSGKKPEDFLEYINTVYEMVNI; from the coding sequence ATGCTCAATAAGTTATTCATAGTCCTTGTTGTCATTGTACTATTAACTTCTTGCACTATGATTTTCAAAACTCCGGTTCCAAACGGAAGTGCCTCCCTAAAAAACGCACTTTTTGTTTTAGACGGTAAATATGAGCTCAAAGAATATGGGTATATAAATTCCGTCTTTAATGTAGATTTAGGTGAAGGAATTTATGGCATTTTTAATAATTATGAAGGAATGTTATATATATTCAAATATGATTCACCTGAAATAACAAAGGTTAAATGGAAAACTTTCATAAAGACATTTGGCAATCCTTTAAAAATAAATTATGTTAATCTGAACTTCTTTGATCGCGGATATTTAAAAACCAATTTTGAAGGTATTAAAATCATATCTTGGTGGAAAGATAAATGGATTTTTATCCTTTCAGGAAAAAAGCCTGAAGACTTTCTTGAATATATTAATACAGTTTATGAAATGGTGAACATATGA
- a CDS encoding ribonuclease HII, with protein sequence MIIVGVDEAGRGPLFGPVVAAAVVLKEDIENLDDSKKLSSKLREELFEILKQKSYYAIGIASPEEIDKLNILHATELAMNRALESLKLKVKFDIAYVDGKNLKLKFPSKCFVRGDSYIKEISAASIIAKVVRDKIIEGYSKVYKIYKLDIHKGYPTKMHIELIKKFGITPLHRLTFKPVIKTVSIQILEEWYKNGIIDEERYLKIIKKMGVPLFGIQNLG encoded by the coding sequence ATGATAATTGTGGGTGTTGATGAAGCAGGGCGTGGTCCTCTTTTCGGACCAGTTGTAGCAGCTGCAGTTGTGTTAAAAGAAGATATAGAAAATCTTGACGACTCAAAAAAGCTTTCATCTAAGCTAAGAGAAGAATTATTTGAAATTTTAAAACAAAAAAGTTATTACGCAATAGGAATTGCGAGTCCAGAAGAAATTGACAAATTAAACATCTTGCATGCAACTGAACTTGCAATGAATAGAGCATTAGAAAGTTTGAAATTGAAAGTAAAATTCGATATTGCATATGTCGATGGTAAAAATTTAAAATTGAAATTTCCTAGTAAATGTTTTGTTAGAGGGGATTCTTATATAAAGGAAATTTCAGCCGCTTCAATAATAGCTAAAGTTGTTAGAGATAAAATAATTGAAGGATATTCAAAAGTTTATAAAATTTATAAATTAGATATTCATAAAGGTTACCCTACAAAAATGCATATTGAGTTAATTAAAAAGTTTGGTATTACTCCTCTTCACAGACTAACTTTTAAACCTGTTATTAAAACTGTATCAATTCAAATACTTGAAGAATGGTATAAAAATGGTATCATAGATGAAGAAAGATATCTCAAAATTATTAAAAAAATGGGGGTGCCTCTTTTTGGAATTCAAAATCTTGGATAA
- the thyX gene encoding FAD-dependent thymidylate synthase has protein sequence MEFKILDKGFVRLVDLMGNDFSAVKAARVSYGKGLKTPEKDKNLIFYLMEHRHETPFEHIVFTFHVKSPIFVARQWFRHRIGSFNEASLRYTELKDEFYLPNHIRINDTKDKQKGVIIQNDELKNKALELIQDSLENSYNVYQQLLSMGIAREMARIVLPMSSYTQFYWTVNARSLMNFLNLRADSHAQWEIQQYALAIAKIFQEKCPWTYEAFIKFRYTGDLLKNKE, from the coding sequence TTGGAATTCAAAATCTTGGATAAAGGTTTCGTACGTTTAGTTGATCTCATGGGGAATGATTTTTCAGCAGTTAAAGCTGCAAGAGTGTCATACGGCAAGGGATTAAAAACTCCCGAAAAAGATAAAAATTTGATTTTCTATTTGATGGAACACAGGCACGAAACACCATTTGAACACATTGTTTTTACCTTTCATGTAAAATCACCTATTTTTGTTGCTAGACAATGGTTTAGACATAGAATTGGTTCTTTTAACGAAGCTAGCTTAAGATATACAGAATTAAAAGACGAATTTTATTTACCAAATCACATACGTATAAATGACACGAAAGACAAACAAAAGGGCGTTATAATCCAGAATGATGAATTAAAAAACAAAGCTTTAGAACTTATACAAGATTCTTTGGAAAATTCTTATAATGTTTATCAACAACTTCTTAGCATGGGAATCGCAAGAGAAATGGCAAGAATTGTACTTCCAATGTCATCTTATACACAATTTTATTGGACAGTAAATGCTAGAAGTTTAATGAACTTTTTAAATTTACGAGCTGATTCACATGCACAATGGGAGATTCAACAATATGCACTTGCTATTGCAAAAATATTCCAAGAAAAATGTCCTTGGACTTATGAAGCCTTTATTAAATTTAGATATACAGGTGATTTATTAAAAAACAAGGAGTGA
- a CDS encoding bifunctional 5,10-methylenetetrahydrofolate dehydrogenase/5,10-methenyltetrahydrofolate cyclohydrolase, with protein MYIDIKPTAEKITNNITSRISNLDIQPKLVAVTYKPDDSTISYLKSQQKTSRKFNIKYEIFEAISPQNIFKLLNELSKDNTVHGIFLTHPLPDVNEIEALIQINPDKDVEGRHPYNLGMLAYGNEKFPPCTAEAIIKILEDITNITGKNAVIIGRSTAVGKPLALMLLRKDRSATVTICHTKTQNLENITKNSDIVIAAAGKANLITKNMVKKNSIVIDVGINVVNNKIVGDVSKDTSEIADVTPVPGGVGKITTLLLMEHVVKSVELMLKNSNK; from the coding sequence ATGTATATTGATATTAAACCAACAGCTGAGAAAATTACAAACAACATTACTTCAAGAATAAGTAACTTGGACATACAACCAAAATTAGTAGCTGTAACATATAAACCAGACGATTCAACAATTAGTTATTTGAAGAGCCAACAAAAAACATCCAGAAAATTTAATATCAAATACGAAATTTTTGAAGCTATATCACCTCAAAATATTTTCAAATTATTGAATGAATTGTCTAAAGATAATACTGTTCATGGAATTTTTTTAACGCATCCGCTTCCTGATGTCAATGAAATTGAAGCGTTAATTCAAATCAATCCTGACAAAGACGTTGAGGGAAGGCATCCTTATAATCTTGGAATGTTGGCTTATGGTAATGAAAAATTTCCACCATGCACAGCTGAAGCTATTATCAAAATTCTTGAGGATATTACTAACATAACTGGAAAAAATGCTGTAATAATTGGAAGAAGTACTGCAGTTGGGAAACCATTGGCATTAATGTTACTTCGTAAGGACAGGAGTGCAACGGTAACAATTTGTCATACAAAGACACAAAATCTCGAAAACATAACAAAAAATTCTGATATTGTTATTGCAGCCGCAGGAAAGGCAAACCTGATTACTAAAAATATGGTGAAGAAAAATAGCATAGTAATTGACGTAGGAATCAATGTCGTAAACAATAAAATTGTAGGAGACGTATCAAAAGACACTTCTGAAATAGCCGATGTAACACCTGTACCAGGTGGTGTGGGAAAAATTACCACACTTTTATTAATGGAACATGTAGTAAAATCAGTAGAATTAATGTTAAAAAACTCAAATAAATAG
- the yajC gene encoding preprotein translocase subunit YajC, translated as MNNLIYAGVPEGTTSEPVATAAPSASSGLFQMLFLLLIFFVMMYFLVILPQKRREKQFKQMIASIRRGDTVVTSGGVVGKVIDVKNETLKIKTANTTELEISKAFVARVLKNKNEKTEKSEKNEKK; from the coding sequence ATGAACAATTTAATTTACGCTGGTGTTCCTGAAGGGACAACAAGCGAACCAGTAGCAACTGCTGCACCAAGCGCATCAAGTGGACTTTTTCAAATGCTTTTTTTACTTCTCATTTTCTTTGTAATGATGTACTTCTTAGTTATTCTACCGCAAAAAAGGAGAGAGAAACAGTTTAAACAAATGATAGCTTCAATTAGAAGGGGAGATACTGTTGTTACTTCTGGTGGAGTAGTTGGAAAAGTAATCGACGTTAAAAACGAGACCTTAAAAATTAAAACAGCTAATACTACCGAACTTGAAATTTCCAAGGCTTTTGTTGCAAGAGTATTGAAAAATAAAAATGAGAAAACCGAAAAAAGTGAGAAAAATGAGAAAAAATAA
- a CDS encoding sodium-translocating pyrophosphatase translates to MIYFLVFGGISIFYILLLTFKILDYPSGNEKTTELSSIIQTGAKSFLFQEYKIFFPVVIVISLLISTTFNFEAGVALIIGSLFSVLSGYIGMSIATKANARTAWAATKNMGEALKVSFSGGAIMGLTVSTLGIIGLSITYYLTNNITLISFYSLGASLVALFARVGGGIYTKAADVGADIVGKTEANLPEDDPRNPAVIADNVGDNVGDVAGMGADLYESYVGSIFSALALGTFYYKEAGFTSVIFITIFGLISSILGITFTLLKSKDSTNPAKTLRAGTIFASILTLLLTLVYSIYISWISIFFVVFSGITVGVLIGLVTEWYTSGKKIIKLAKTATMGPANVIISGTALGMESTFIITTFISLAVILSYKLLGLFGVALSGVGMLSTIGISLSVDAYGPIADNAGGIAQMAGLDPQVRNITDALDAVGNTTAAMGKGFAIGSAALTALALFSNFSNIADSDSVLITNPYLFLGGLIGAMLPFFFSALTMHAVGNAADEMVNEIRRQLKEIPGILTGQNKPDYQKCIQIATKGALKRMVVPSLLAVFSPVIIYFLFGTTGIAGLLIGATVSGVMLAIFMANSGGAWDNAKKYIEEGHFGGKGSLAHKATVVGDTVGDPYKDTSGPSINILIKLMAITSIVLITVIRGL, encoded by the coding sequence TTGATATATTTTCTTGTCTTTGGGGGAATTTCAATTTTCTATATATTACTCTTGACTTTTAAAATTCTTGATTACCCATCAGGAAATGAAAAAACTACCGAATTATCTTCTATAATTCAAACTGGTGCTAAATCTTTTCTGTTTCAGGAATACAAAATATTCTTTCCAGTAGTCATTGTAATTTCTTTATTAATAAGTACTACTTTTAACTTTGAGGCAGGAGTTGCTTTGATAATCGGTTCTCTTTTTTCAGTTCTCTCTGGATACATCGGTATGAGTATTGCAACAAAAGCAAACGCACGAACAGCATGGGCAGCAACAAAAAATATGGGAGAGGCATTAAAAGTTTCGTTCTCCGGTGGAGCAATTATGGGATTAACAGTTTCAACACTTGGAATAATTGGTTTGAGTATTACATATTATTTAACAAACAATATCACTTTAATTAGCTTCTATTCGTTAGGAGCTTCACTTGTTGCTTTGTTTGCAAGAGTTGGAGGTGGAATATATACTAAAGCTGCCGACGTAGGAGCAGATATAGTTGGAAAAACCGAAGCCAATCTTCCTGAAGATGATCCCCGCAATCCAGCAGTTATAGCAGACAATGTCGGAGACAATGTCGGAGACGTAGCAGGTATGGGAGCTGACTTATATGAATCATACGTTGGTTCAATTTTTTCAGCTTTGGCCCTAGGAACTTTTTACTATAAAGAAGCAGGTTTTACATCGGTGATATTTATCACGATCTTCGGACTTATTTCGTCTATTTTAGGAATTACTTTTACCTTACTAAAATCTAAAGATTCTACTAATCCTGCTAAAACATTAAGAGCAGGAACTATTTTTGCAAGTATTTTAACTCTTCTTCTTACATTGGTATATAGTATATACATTTCTTGGATAAGTATTTTCTTTGTCGTCTTTTCAGGAATTACCGTTGGTGTTTTAATAGGATTAGTTACCGAATGGTATACTTCTGGAAAAAAAATAATAAAACTAGCAAAAACTGCTACAATGGGGCCAGCAAATGTAATCATAAGTGGTACAGCACTTGGTATGGAATCAACGTTTATTATTACAACCTTCATATCACTGGCAGTAATTTTATCATACAAACTATTAGGCCTCTTCGGTGTTGCACTTTCTGGTGTTGGAATGTTATCAACTATTGGAATAAGCTTATCTGTGGATGCATATGGTCCGATTGCTGATAACGCTGGTGGAATTGCTCAAATGGCTGGTCTAGACCCACAAGTTAGGAATATAACTGATGCTCTTGATGCTGTTGGAAACACTACTGCAGCAATGGGTAAAGGGTTCGCTATTGGTTCTGCTGCACTAACTGCTCTTGCTCTATTCTCAAATTTTAGTAACATAGCAGACTCTGATTCTGTTTTAATAACTAATCCGTATCTATTTTTAGGAGGATTAATAGGAGCAATGTTACCATTCTTCTTTTCAGCATTAACAATGCATGCCGTTGGAAATGCAGCTGATGAAATGGTAAACGAGATCAGGCGACAACTTAAGGAAATACCAGGTATACTAACCGGACAAAATAAGCCTGACTATCAAAAATGTATCCAGATTGCAACTAAGGGAGCTTTAAAAAGAATGGTTGTACCTTCATTGCTTGCAGTTTTTTCTCCAGTAATTATATATTTTTTATTTGGAACAACTGGTATAGCAGGATTGCTGATTGGCGCAACCGTCTCAGGAGTAATGCTTGCAATTTTTATGGCAAATTCTGGTGGTGCGTGGGATAATGCAAAAAAATATATTGAAGAAGGCCATTTTGGCGGAAAAGGATCATTAGCGCACAAAGCTACAGTTGTTGGTGACACAGTTGGTGATCCTTACAAAGATACTTCAGGACCTTCAATAAATATTTTGATAAAGCTTATGGCAATAACATCAATTGTCTTAATAACAGTAATAAGGGGGTTATAA
- a CDS encoding chromate transporter, which yields MKNTKNFWKNSKKLKMKPKTSFKLFEFFFIFFTTSLFTLGGGYAMVPVFQKRFSKYIEEEEFIKILSVAQSMPGPIAVNIAIMLGEFIYGFWGALLAVLGVIIPPIGAIVLFGSFVNKYSDNVYLSGFFKGVYGAIIGLIFGVFYAIVKRQKWKLLKSIILIISVIVAIFFKNFIVFIFLILVIWCYNTKRNC from the coding sequence ATGAAAAATACAAAGAATTTTTGGAAAAACTCGAAAAAACTGAAAATGAAACCGAAAACCTCTTTTAAACTCTTTGAATTTTTCTTTATTTTCTTCACCACCTCGTTATTTACTTTAGGTGGTGGTTATGCTATGGTCCCTGTCTTTCAAAAAAGATTTTCAAAATATATTGAAGAAGAAGAATTTATTAAAATCTTGTCTGTAGCACAATCTATGCCTGGTCCAATTGCAGTAAATATTGCAATAATGTTAGGAGAATTCATTTATGGATTTTGGGGGGCACTATTAGCTGTTCTAGGGGTAATAATTCCCCCAATTGGAGCTATTGTCTTATTTGGAAGTTTTGTAAACAAATATTCTGATAATGTTTATCTCTCAGGTTTTTTTAAAGGGGTTTATGGAGCAATTATTGGTTTGATATTTGGCGTATTCTACGCTATAGTAAAAAGGCAAAAATGGAAATTATTAAAAAGTATCATTTTAATTATCTCGGTAATTGTAGCGATATTTTTTAAAAATTTTATTGTGTTTATTTTTTTAATACTTGTCATATGGTGTTACAATACTAAAAGAAACTGTTAA
- a CDS encoding exodeoxyribonuclease VII translates to MEEILYLSYEDMEKLSFNELVGKIEEIKNYFHQNDVDIELALKLYGKAVDLLAIARAKLINFKKEKEEIDEKYKEFLEKLEKTENETENLF, encoded by the coding sequence ATGGAGGAAATACTTTATTTAAGTTATGAGGATATGGAAAAATTAAGTTTTAATGAGTTAGTTGGAAAAATTGAAGAGATTAAAAACTATTTTCATCAAAATGATGTCGATATTGAGTTAGCATTAAAACTATATGGTAAAGCAGTTGATCTTTTGGCAATTGCAAGAGCAAAATTAATTAATTTCAAAAAAGAAAAAGAAGAAATTGATGAAAAATACAAAGAATTTTTGGAAAAACTCGAAAAAACTGAAAATGAAACCGAAAACCTCTTTTAA
- a CDS encoding lipase family alpha/beta hydrolase: MKKIFTYVFIIILFTYGFSIKLYEYKLNGITIYRSLGSPVDPFFDYDEVSIVNWPPFPAELITLREGTPTVIIIHGMSPSEIDTKIDYYKQSMINTFKEIFPDTVGLYFFLYPTLSEKLEKSAQKLIEYTQQFDSFYIYAHSMGGLVVQYAIQNEDFRKKIKKIIFAGTPHYGSPLANFMMIKKSIFKVSFGDKIELIKYALLISNILNASIEAPNYKYLIFGHKFPKIPSDLESYNFVGILDFDFKKEDLKKILTSYTPTLLGLMLLKYVIENIYPEESIFLLNDGMVPLYSATQDAKYTYIFHATNHADLAMRRDIIEKAMEVFGLERRNKDAQ; the protein is encoded by the coding sequence TTGAAGAAAATATTTACATATGTTTTTATTATTATTTTATTTACTTACGGCTTCAGCATAAAACTATACGAATATAAACTAAACGGAATAACAATCTATAGAAGCCTAGGATCTCCTGTAGATCCTTTTTTTGATTATGACGAAGTATCAATTGTTAATTGGCCACCTTTTCCCGCAGAATTAATTACTCTTCGCGAAGGCACGCCAACTGTTATAATCATTCACGGTATGTCTCCGTCTGAAATTGATACTAAAATCGATTATTACAAGCAATCAATGATTAACACTTTTAAAGAAATTTTTCCAGATACTGTTGGTTTATATTTCTTTTTATATCCAACTCTTTCAGAAAAACTTGAAAAATCTGCACAAAAACTTATTGAATATACTCAACAATTCGATTCTTTTTACATCTATGCTCATAGTATGGGAGGACTTGTTGTTCAATATGCAATTCAAAATGAAGATTTTAGAAAAAAAATTAAAAAAATAATTTTTGCAGGTACTCCTCATTATGGTTCCCCACTTGCGAATTTTATGATGATTAAGAAAAGTATTTTTAAAGTATCTTTTGGTGACAAAATTGAGCTTATAAAATACGCACTATTAATTTCAAATATTTTAAATGCTTCTATTGAAGCACCAAATTATAAATACTTAATTTTCGGACATAAATTCCCAAAAATTCCAAGTGATCTTGAAAGCTATAACTTTGTTGGAATATTGGATTTCGATTTTAAAAAAGAAGATCTAAAAAAAATACTGACTTCATACACTCCAACATTATTAGGATTAATGCTATTAAAATATGTAATCGAAAATATTTATCCAGAAGAATCAATCTTTTTACTCAACGACGGTATGGTCCCTTTATACAGTGCAACCCAAGATGCAAAGTATACTTATATTTTCCACGCGACAAACCACGCTGATTTAGCTATGAGACGTGATATAATAGAAAAGGCAATGGAAGTTTTTGGTCTTGAGAGGAGGAACAAAGATGCTCAATAA
- the secF gene encoding protein translocase subunit SecF, giving the protein MIDFVGKKNLFLIISIILIVASLISIFSKGFNLGVEFLGGSEIILRVEANINEAEVRNIIKDLAPEFENARIAKIKSVDDPDNISKFSIVVSPKDENGNLKIYTGKEKEQISNKIIQKFNENGLKAIIAGFNETSGYAAQEIKNLTWKAIVFTLIAILLYITIRFQFVFGVGAVLALIHDVIITLGFFSFFNYELNVAAIAAILTLIGYSLNDTIVVYDRIRENLKRLRGKNISNIVNESINQVIKRTINTSLTTFIVVFVLLLFSGNSIKPFAYGMSIGVIVGTYSSLYIASPVVIKWIKR; this is encoded by the coding sequence ATGATAGATTTTGTTGGAAAAAAGAATTTATTTCTTATAATTTCAATCATTTTAATTGTGGCATCTCTTATAAGTATATTTAGCAAGGGATTTAATTTGGGTGTAGAATTTTTAGGCGGTTCTGAAATAATACTCAGAGTTGAAGCCAATATTAACGAAGCTGAAGTGAGAAATATAATAAAAGACCTGGCACCTGAATTCGAAAACGCTCGCATTGCAAAAATAAAAAGTGTTGATGATCCGGACAATATTTCAAAATTTTCTATTGTTGTATCGCCTAAAGATGAAAATGGCAATTTAAAAATTTACACTGGTAAGGAAAAAGAGCAAATTTCAAACAAAATAATTCAAAAATTTAATGAAAACGGTTTAAAAGCTATAATAGCTGGTTTTAACGAAACAAGTGGTTACGCTGCACAAGAAATTAAAAACTTAACTTGGAAAGCTATTGTTTTTACTCTTATTGCAATCCTTTTATATATTACTATAAGATTCCAATTTGTATTTGGAGTTGGTGCAGTATTAGCACTCATTCACGATGTAATAATAACACTCGGATTTTTCTCTTTCTTTAATTACGAATTAAATGTAGCTGCTATTGCTGCAATCTTAACTCTTATAGGTTATTCACTAAATGATACCATTGTAGTATATGATAGAATTAGAGAAAATTTAAAAAGACTTCGCGGTAAAAATATATCTAATATAGTAAATGAAAGTATAAACCAGGTTATAAAAAGAACAATAAATACTTCACTTACTACGTTTATTGTAGTGTTTGTTCTCCTCTTATTTTCCGGAAATAGTATAAAACCATTTGCCTATGGTATGTCAATTGGTGTTATTGTAGGTACCTATTCATCACTTTATATAGCTAGTCCTGTTGTAATTAAATGGATTAAGAGATAA
- the secD gene encoding protein translocase subunit SecD, with amino-acid sequence MRGDKTRGIISLIVIVLAFIALLWPTPGGKYSGIASIFNRIKLGLDISGGARIEYRVDIDKSVENPSAVVEDVWTVLRNRLDMANYTEAVVKQSFREDNTFIIVEIPGATDTAKAEQLIGSTGVLWFGQVIDETTTNPNINPDLINEAKREKAQWLLDREGTKWYLVRQEIDKISNLKLISPKIVEALPEVDRNNVAGYVVSFTMDKKYADIFEKITEKLYVPEEILNQGGIAYTQALKKRLAIVLDNRVQFAGFVVSKITDGRAQIRGNFNLEEAKQLAAILKSGALPARLEKVSSGWVAPLLGADIVSASLKAGIYGVIIVLIYMIIVYRVMGIVADIALLYNTFLLLGILAATGTILTLPGIAGIILTIGTTVDGNIIIYERIKEELRRGSSIKAAISTAFSKSFLTLFDANLTTIIAGLFLYYFGTGTVKGFAVTLIIGVLGSLFVNLVVTRTLIDLFAGGIKVKATKEGGARA; translated from the coding sequence ATGCGTGGAGATAAAACAAGAGGAATAATTTCACTAATAGTAATTGTTCTTGCATTTATTGCCCTCCTGTGGCCAACTCCAGGAGGTAAATATTCTGGTATAGCAAGTATTTTTAACAGAATAAAACTTGGTCTTGATATAAGTGGTGGCGCCAGAATAGAATATCGGGTTGATATTGACAAGTCTGTTGAAAATCCCTCAGCTGTTGTTGAAGATGTCTGGACAGTTCTTAGAAATAGGCTTGATATGGCAAATTATACTGAAGCAGTAGTTAAACAAAGTTTTAGAGAAGACAATACTTTCATTATAGTTGAAATTCCTGGAGCAACTGACACTGCTAAAGCAGAACAATTAATTGGTTCTACCGGTGTGCTTTGGTTTGGTCAGGTAATAGATGAAACTACAACTAATCCTAACATTAACCCAGATTTAATTAACGAAGCAAAAAGAGAAAAAGCCCAATGGCTTTTGGATAGAGAAGGAACTAAATGGTACCTTGTAAGGCAAGAAATTGATAAAATTTCCAATCTCAAACTGATTTCTCCAAAAATTGTTGAAGCTTTACCAGAAGTTGATCGAAATAACGTTGCTGGATATGTGGTTTCATTTACTATGGATAAAAAATACGCTGATATCTTTGAAAAAATAACTGAAAAGTTATATGTACCAGAAGAAATTTTAAATCAGGGAGGTATAGCATATACTCAAGCACTTAAGAAAAGACTAGCAATTGTACTCGATAATAGAGTTCAATTTGCAGGCTTTGTTGTTTCAAAAATTACTGATGGTAGAGCTCAAATTAGAGGTAATTTCAATCTTGAAGAAGCTAAACAACTTGCAGCAATTCTCAAAAGTGGTGCATTACCTGCTAGACTTGAAAAAGTTTCATCAGGATGGGTTGCTCCTCTTTTAGGTGCTGATATAGTTTCAGCCTCTTTAAAAGCAGGAATTTATGGAGTTATTATTGTGTTAATTTACATGATTATTGTTTACCGAGTCATGGGAATTGTTGCTGACATAGCACTTTTGTACAATACCTTTTTACTCCTTGGTATACTTGCGGCCACAGGTACAATATTAACTTTACCAGGTATTGCAGGTATAATTTTAACAATCGGAACAACCGTAGATGGAAATATAATCATATACGAAAGAATCAAAGAAGAGTTAAGGAGAGGAAGTTCAATCAAAGCAGCAATTTCAACAGCATTTTCCAAATCTTTCCTCACTCTATTTGATGCAAATTTAACAACCATTATAGCAGGGTTATTTCTTTATTACTTTGGTACAGGTACAGTTAAAGGATTTGCTGTTACATTAATAATTGGTGTTTTAGGTAGTTTGTTTGTAAACTTGGTAGTTACTAGAACTCTAATCGATCTATTTGCTGGTGGAATAAAAGTCAAAGCAACAAAAGAAGGAGGTGCCAGGGCATGA